CAAGGAAAAAGGAAAAGGCATTGTGTAGTTTTGAGGGTGTAAGAACCTGAGTAAAAAAGTTAATAAATTTTCGGTGGCGATGGCGAAGGGGAAACACCTGTACCCATTCCGAACACAGCAGTTAAGCCCTTCAGCGCCGATGGTACTTGGGAGGAGACTCCCTGGGAGAGTAGGACGCTGCCGGATTCTATATATTCCTCAGTAGCTCAACGGTGGAGCACTCGGCTGTTAACCGAGGGGTTGTTGGTTCGAATCCAACCTGAGGAGCCATTTATTTTTGGTAAAAGTCATGCATATTTATATATGTATGACTTTTTATTTTTGGGAATTTGTATAACAACTGATAATGGAGCAGGATTTTGACCATATCTCTAGAATATAAAAGTGGCTAGTACTATATAATAAAATAAGTACCATAAAAGGGGGAAACTTTATGAAATCAAATAGTAGGTATGTACTCTTTATATTGATGTTATTAACTGTTTCTATTATACTTTCTGGATGTATTCCTGGAGATGGACATAATACTAAGGAGAAACCTGCAGGCTTTTTTTGGGGGATATGGCATGGTTGGCTTGCACCATTATCCCTTATAATAGGGATATTTGATAAAAATATTCGTATCTATGAGATATTCAATAATGGCTGGTGGTATGATTTTGGATTCTATATAGCTATTATAAGTGGGTTTGGTGGTATATCCCTTTTTCGTAAAAAGAGATAAAAACATCCCCCAAATAGTTGGGGGATGTTTTTATCTACAGCATTTTTTCACATATGAATTCCATTTACTTTCTAGATTAGGATCATTTAAGGTATCCATTATATAGTCTGCAAATTCTTCACTAGTAGCACCGGTATTACGACCTGTTATCACCAGTTTCTTTTCATATTGTCCACATATATCGAGGGCCATTTGGAGTCTTTTTGCTTCGCCCATATATCCTATATGCTCGAGTAGCATGGCGGCTCCTTTTATAATACTGCTAGGATCTGCATATTGTGCCCTGTTTTCTTCTACCATACGAGGTGCAGAACCATGTATGGCTTCAAACATTGCATATCTTTTGCCAATATTTGCGCTGCCTGCAGTACCTACTCCACCTTGAAATTCAGCAGCTTCATCTGTTAAGATATCACCATAAAGATTGGGTAGTACCATAACTTTGAATTGGGTTCTTCGATTTGGATCAATAAGTTTTGCTGTCATTATATCTATATACCAGTCATCCCATTCTACCTCAGGGTAGTCTTTGGCTACTTTTCTGGCTATATCCAAGAATTTACCATCAGTAGTCTTTACTACATTTGCCTTTGTAACCACTGTTACCTTATTCATACCGCTTTTTTTAGCATAATCAAATGCTGCCTTTATGATTCTATAGGATCCTTCATAGGTGGCAACGGTAAAGTCTACAGCGATATCATTATTTACATGTATGCCGTCACTGCCAAGCGCATATGCACCTTCAGTATTTTCCCTATAAAAAACCCAGTCAATGCCTTCTTCAGGTACTTTTACAGGTCGTACATTTGCAAATAGATCAAGTTCTTTTCGCATAGCCACATTTGCACTTTCAATGTTTGGCCATGGATCCCCCGCCCTTGGTGTAGTTGTAGGACCTTTCAGTATTACATGGCATTTTTTCAGTTCAGCCAGTACATCATCTGGAATGGGTTTCATTTGTTTTACCCGATTTTCTATAGTTAGACCATCTATCTCTTTGAACTGTATCTTGCCCTTCTCAAAATCGTCTTTCAATAAAAATTTAAGTATACGTTCGGCTTGTGCTGTTATGTAAGGACCTATGCCATCTCCGCCTACTATGCCTATTATTATAGTATCTAGCTTGCTATAGTCTAAAAATTCGGACTGCTTTTTCATCATCTCTACACGATCAAATTGCGCTTCCAAAAGCTTACCAAAATGCTCTTTTGCCTTCTCTATAGTCTCTTGTTTGGTCATTCTCCTTTGCCTCCTTCATATTGTATACATGTATTTTATTATATAGTATTTTTCATATTTATACAATACAGAGGATTTTCAAAACTCATCTTCTTGAAGAATTATGATATAATAGTTATATGTACTGATATTTGATATTTTAAAAAGGAGTGGATAATATGGCTGTTAAATTACCGGTTGCCTTGCAATTGTATACTGTACGTGAGGATACAAGCAAGGATTTTGTTGGTACATTAAAAGAGGTATCCAAAATTGGATATCATGGTGTAGAACTTGCAGGTTTAGGTACATATACGGCAAAAGAGCTGAGAAAAGTATTAGATGATCTAAATCTCAGGGCAATAAGTGCCCATGTACCGTTGGAGAATATGGAAAAGGATCTTCAAAAGGAAATAGATGATGCAAAAACTTTGGGCTTAGACTATATAGTTGTACCTTATTTGCAGGAAGATAGAAGAAAAGCTGCTGAAGACTATATAAAATTGGCTGAACAATTAGATATAATATCGGAAAAATGTACAGAGAATGATCTACAGTTATGTTATCATAATCATGACTTTGAATTTCAGAAGTTTAATGATAAATATGCACTGAATATATTATTTGAAAACATTCCGGAAGAAAAACTGAAATGGGAGATAGATACATTTTGGGTTAAATATGCAGGACTTAATCCTGTTGACTATTTAAGAAATTATGGTAGTAAAATTCCCATAGTACATCTAAAGGATATGATAAAGGATGAAAAACCGGTGTTTGCAGAAGTAGGGGAAGGCATTATGGATATGGAGAATATAATAGAGACGTCCAATGATATTGGTGCCAAGTGGCTTGTAGTAGAGCAAGATATATGTAAACGGCCGGCGCTTGAGAGTGCTCGTATAAGCTTCGAAAATATAAAAAAATGGGTGGTTGTTTGAAGGATAGATATTATACCATAAAGGAAGATGCTCAAATAGAGATAATTATAAACAAATCCCGATTTATTGGTACCGCTATTTTTGTAGAAAATGAAGAAAAAGCTATTGAGTCTCTGCAGACTATGCGGAATAAATACCCTGATGCTACTCATAACTGCTATGGATATGTGACGGGCTTGGATGTAGAGACAAAGCGCTTTAGCGATGATGGAGAACCTGGTGGTACTGCAGGTATGCCCATATTGCAGGTAATAGAGCAAAGGGATATTAAAAATGTATTAGTGGTGGTAACCAGGTATTTTGGTGGTATAAAGCTAGGTGCAGGGGGGTTAGTCAGGGCATATACAAGGGCTACAGCAGAAGCCTTGGATAAGGCGGGAGTAGTCTGCATGCAGCTTTGCCACAAAGGTATATTGTCTATGGATTATTCTAATTTGGGTATAATAGAATATTATCTCAATACCCATGGTATTCCAGTGCTTGATAAGGACTATAAGGAAAAAGTGAGCTTTACCGTAATAACTAATGATGCATGGGATGATTTTAAATCTACTATGACAGATCTATGCAGTGGTAATATTAAGTGCCATTACTTGGAAGATACATTTTATCCATGGGATCTATAATTGGGAGAATTTATTTAGCACCTGAGATGAATTCTTCCAATGTTATATCTTTTTTAAATATTTTAGTAGCTGATTTTACACCTACATATCTTATATGCCATGGTTCATAGTTATAGCCTGTAATATCTTCTTTGCCCTGTGGATATCGGATGATAAATCCATATTTATGGGCATTTTCTTTGAGCCATTGGTATTCTGGTGTTTTCCCAAACCCTTCTTTAAGTAGATTCTTGGCACCTTTTTCACTAGTTATATCCATGGCTAATCCTGTTTGGTGCTCACTTTGCCCAGGGAGGGCTACATATTTCATAGCTTCTGCTTCTCCTGTGGCTAGTGCTTTTTGGTCAAATATCTGTTTCTGCCTTTCATAGGGCCGGTAGCCCGACACACCATATAGTTTCATACCATTTTTTTTAGCTTCAGCAAATAATGCCTCAATTGCCTCTGCAGCTTCTTTCCTCATTTGTTTTTTAGGTAGATCTTCCTTAAAGGTAAATTGTATATTTGGTGTTACTAAATCTTTTGGCACATAACCATTGGGTAAATTATTATTCCTATTTACCAAAACTAATATACTATCTGGGCTTGTTACTATCTGATTTTGCTGTTTAGGTGAAAAATGATTATGTAAGAAAGGAAATGAGATAGCTAGAATCAACAATAGGCAAAAGATTTTAAACCTTCTTTTTATAATATAGCGCCGTCTAATCTTTTTTCTTTTCATATCAAAATATCCCTCCTGATTTTTGGTCATATGATAAGTTTACTCCATTATTCTTAAGAAAATATTAATTTATTATTATGATTTAATAGTTATATGCCTATATATGTTTTATATTATCATATTTCATATTGCAAATTGCAGGTTGTAAAATTAGTACGTGCACTATGCATAATTATGTGGTATAATCTTGGAAATATATTTATACGTAGGGCGAGGGGATCATGTATGAAAGATACAACCAGAGTAACACTGTTTACCGGGCACTTTGGCAGCGGTAAAACGGAGCTTGCCATAAATTACAGTATAAAATTATCAAAACAAGGTCATAAAGTCACATTGGTTGATTTGGATATTGTAAATCCATTTTTCCGTTCAAATGAAGCAAAAGATATTCTAAACGCCCATGGCATAAAGGTGTTAGCTCCTAATTTTGCTGATACTACTTTAGATATACCATCCCTTCCTCCAGATATATATGGAGTTTTTTGTGATGAATCATCCAAGGTAGTGTTTGATGTAGGAGGAGATGAAGTAGGCGCTACTGTTCTCGGGAGATTTTATCCTCAGTTTAGGGAAGAGCCCTATACCATGTTTTATGTTATAAATACACTAAGACCCCTATCTAGTAATAAGGACGATATAGTAGATATGTTAATGGCGGTACAAAAACATTCTAGGCTCAATGTGAGTTATCTTATAAATAATTCTAATCTATCATATGAAACAGATATCAATCATATATTAGATGGTCAATGCATAGTGGAAGATGTATCCAGAGAGACCAACATACCTATTGCATTTGTATCAGCAAGGAAGGACTTATTAGGCAAATTGCCGGATATGCATAGGACTGGTATATTTTCATTGGATAAATTGTACATGCAGCCTCCCTGGATATAATATATTAAAAATATTAAGTATGATTGGAGGTTCGGTTATATGGCGAAGGTACTATTTGATGAGGAGCGGTGTAAGGGTTGTGAATTATGTACCGTGGTATGCCCCAAAGGTATAATAACGCTTAACAAGGATCATATAAATTCCAAGGGTTATCATCCAGCCACGGTTGTTGACATGGACAAATGCATAGGCTGTGCTTTTTGTGCCCGTATATGTCCAGATGTAGCAATAACAGTAGAAAAGTAGATAAGGAGGGTTTGACGTATGGCAAAGGTTTTGATGAAAGGAAATGAGGCTATAGCCGAATCAGCTATACAGGCAGGATGTAGATATTTTTTTGGTTATCCCATAACACCTCAAAATGAGATACCTGAATATATGGCAAAGAGATTGCCCAAGGTGAATGGGTGCTTTATACAGGCTGAAAGTGAGGTATCAGCCATAAATATGGTATATGGTGCTGCCGGTGCTGGCGCCAGGGTTATGACATCGTCGTCCAGCCCAGGTATTAGTTTAAAGCAGGAAGGTATTTCATATATAGCAGGGGCAGAACTTCCATGTGTGATAGTAAACATGGTACGTGGAGGCCCGGGACTTGGAGGAATACAGCCTGCACAGTCCGATTATTTTCAATCTACAAAGGGCGGTGGCCATGGGGACTATCATTTAGTGGTATTTGCTCCATCTACTGTACAGGAGGCAGTAGACCTTGTGGCTGAAGGTTTTGATATAGCGGATCAATATAGAAATCCAGTTATGATATTAGGCGATGGTATGATAGGGCAGATGATGGAACCTGTGGAGTTTGAAGGGATTAAAAGGCGGGAACTACCTGAAAAGACGTGGGCTACTACTGGTTGGGATGGTAAAAGGGAGAGAAGTATTATAAATTCGTTATATATAGATCCTAAAGAATTGGAGGATCATGTGCTCCATATATATGATAAGTATGAAGCTATAAAGAGGAATGAAGCCAGGGTGGAGTGTTATAACTGTAAAGGGGCGGAAGTAATAGTAGCTGCATATGGAACTACAGCCAGGATTATAAAGAAGGTTATACAGCTTGCAAAGGCTCAAGGTATAAATATTGGACTTATAAGGCCCATTACCGTTTGGCCATTTCCATATGCTGCATTTAGTGACTGGGCAAATAAAGACCATGTAAAGGCATTTTTGACGGTAGAGATGAGTATGGGACAGATGATTGAGGATGTTCGTTTAGGAGTAAATGGTGAAAAGTCTGTATATTTTTATGGCAGAACCGGTGGCATGGTCCCAACCCCCGAAGCCATATTATCAGAGATAAACAAGATAAAGGAGGGGATGTAGATGTCAGTAGTATTTGAAAAGCCCCAGGCACTTACAGACAAGCCATTTCACTATTGCCCTGGATGTACCCATGGGATTGTCCATAGGCTGGTAGCGGAAGCAATAGATGAGTTGGGAGTACAGGAGCGGACGATAGGTGTGGCACCCGTTGGGTGTGCAGTATTTGCCTATGAATATTTTAATTGCGATATGCAGGAGGCTTCACACGGCAGGGCGCCGGCGGTAGCAACCGGAATAAAAAGGGTTCTTCCCGATAGGGTAGTTTTTACCTATCAAGGAGATGGAGATTTGGC
This Xylanivirga thermophila DNA region includes the following protein-coding sequences:
- a CDS encoding isocitrate/isopropylmalate family dehydrogenase produces the protein MTKQETIEKAKEHFGKLLEAQFDRVEMMKKQSEFLDYSKLDTIIIGIVGGDGIGPYITAQAERILKFLLKDDFEKGKIQFKEIDGLTIENRVKQMKPIPDDVLAELKKCHVILKGPTTTPRAGDPWPNIESANVAMRKELDLFANVRPVKVPEEGIDWVFYRENTEGAYALGSDGIHVNNDIAVDFTVATYEGSYRIIKAAFDYAKKSGMNKVTVVTKANVVKTTDGKFLDIARKVAKDYPEVEWDDWYIDIMTAKLIDPNRRTQFKVMVLPNLYGDILTDEAAEFQGGVGTAGSANIGKRYAMFEAIHGSAPRMVEENRAQYADPSSIIKGAAMLLEHIGYMGEAKRLQMALDICGQYEKKLVITGRNTGATSEEFADYIMDTLNDPNLESKWNSYVKKCCR
- a CDS encoding sugar phosphate isomerase/epimerase family protein — protein: MAVKLPVALQLYTVREDTSKDFVGTLKEVSKIGYHGVELAGLGTYTAKELRKVLDDLNLRAISAHVPLENMEKDLQKEIDDAKTLGLDYIVVPYLQEDRRKAAEDYIKLAEQLDIISEKCTENDLQLCYHNHDFEFQKFNDKYALNILFENIPEEKLKWEIDTFWVKYAGLNPVDYLRNYGSKIPIVHLKDMIKDEKPVFAEVGEGIMDMENIIETSNDIGAKWLVVEQDICKRPALESARISFENIKKWVVV
- a CDS encoding YigZ family protein, which encodes MKDRYYTIKEDAQIEIIINKSRFIGTAIFVENEEKAIESLQTMRNKYPDATHNCYGYVTGLDVETKRFSDDGEPGGTAGMPILQVIEQRDIKNVLVVVTRYFGGIKLGAGGLVRAYTRATAEALDKAGVVCMQLCHKGILSMDYSNLGIIEYYLNTHGIPVLDKDYKEKVSFTVITNDAWDDFKSTMTDLCSGNIKCHYLEDTFYPWDL
- a CDS encoding M15 family metallopeptidase, which gives rise to MKRKKIRRRYIIKRRFKIFCLLLILAISFPFLHNHFSPKQQNQIVTSPDSILVLVNRNNNLPNGYVPKDLVTPNIQFTFKEDLPKKQMRKEAAEAIEALFAEAKKNGMKLYGVSGYRPYERQKQIFDQKALATGEAEAMKYVALPGQSEHQTGLAMDITSEKGAKNLLKEGFGKTPEYQWLKENAHKYGFIIRYPQGKEDITGYNYEPWHIRYVGVKSATKIFKKDITLEEFISGAK
- a CDS encoding P-loop NTPase family protein; translated protein: MKDTTRVTLFTGHFGSGKTELAINYSIKLSKQGHKVTLVDLDIVNPFFRSNEAKDILNAHGIKVLAPNFADTTLDIPSLPPDIYGVFCDESSKVVFDVGGDEVGATVLGRFYPQFREEPYTMFYVINTLRPLSSNKDDIVDMLMAVQKHSRLNVSYLINNSNLSYETDINHILDGQCIVEDVSRETNIPIAFVSARKDLLGKLPDMHRTGIFSLDKLYMQPPWI
- a CDS encoding 4Fe-4S binding protein codes for the protein MAKVLFDEERCKGCELCTVVCPKGIITLNKDHINSKGYHPATVVDMDKCIGCAFCARICPDVAITVEK
- a CDS encoding 3-methyl-2-oxobutanoate dehydrogenase subunit VorB, whose amino-acid sequence is MAKVLMKGNEAIAESAIQAGCRYFFGYPITPQNEIPEYMAKRLPKVNGCFIQAESEVSAINMVYGAAGAGARVMTSSSSPGISLKQEGISYIAGAELPCVIVNMVRGGPGLGGIQPAQSDYFQSTKGGGHGDYHLVVFAPSTVQEAVDLVAEGFDIADQYRNPVMILGDGMIGQMMEPVEFEGIKRRELPEKTWATTGWDGKRERSIINSLYIDPKELEDHVLHIYDKYEAIKRNEARVECYNCKGAEVIVAAYGTTARIIKKVIQLAKAQGINIGLIRPITVWPFPYAAFSDWANKDHVKAFLTVEMSMGQMIEDVRLGVNGEKSVYFYGRTGGMVPTPEAILSEINKIKEGM